From one Trueperella pyogenes genomic stretch:
- a CDS encoding metal ABC transporter ATP-binding protein, translating to MATAISASEVHVQLGSAHILLGISFELAEGRTLAVLGSNGSGKSTLVRALVGAIPISHGHVQLFGQSLKHRRRIDWARIGFAPQRATATSGVPATALETVMGGLIYGNRLLAQRGGRDKAMAALDVVGLADRAHESVQTFSGGQQQRVLTARALVRNPDMVILDEPFAGVDAASRETILAALYAQQAQGKTIVLVLHEIHEYLGLIHEALILDGGRVLEHTTEVADLHGSGHHGLPGHDHVHAHGDAPHLHSPYMEGLL from the coding sequence TTGGCAACGGCAATAAGCGCCAGTGAAGTCCATGTCCAACTGGGCTCCGCTCATATCCTCCTCGGCATCAGTTTCGAGCTAGCGGAGGGTCGCACACTCGCCGTTCTTGGCTCCAACGGCTCCGGCAAGTCCACGCTTGTGCGTGCACTTGTCGGGGCCATCCCCATCTCACACGGTCATGTCCAGCTCTTTGGGCAAAGCCTCAAGCATAGGCGCCGGATTGATTGGGCTCGTATTGGCTTTGCGCCGCAACGTGCCACAGCGACGTCGGGCGTACCCGCCACTGCGCTCGAAACCGTGATGGGTGGACTCATCTACGGCAACCGGCTACTTGCGCAACGCGGCGGCCGTGATAAGGCTATGGCTGCGCTCGACGTCGTGGGATTGGCCGACCGGGCGCACGAATCCGTACAGACCTTCTCCGGTGGGCAACAACAGCGGGTTCTCACCGCCCGGGCCCTTGTGCGCAACCCGGACATGGTAATCCTCGACGAGCCCTTCGCCGGAGTCGATGCCGCATCGCGCGAGACGATCCTCGCCGCACTCTATGCCCAACAGGCTCAAGGAAAGACGATTGTCTTAGTGCTCCACGAGATTCATGAGTACCTCGGACTCATTCATGAGGCGCTCATTCTCGACGGCGGGCGCGTCCTCGAGCACACGACTGAAGTAGCCGATCTACACGGATCAGGCCATCACGGGCTTCCTGGCCATGACCATGTTCACGCACACGGCGACGCCCCGCACTTACACTCCCCCTACATGGAGGGTCTCCTGTGA
- a CDS encoding DedA family protein: MRGLTTISEFISNGPVVFVYLFLFFGALSRSQATYWLGRYMGHFVMTRGRPTGGWRLKLYRRIHSDSTQHAVEIVRLRGWPMVPLSFLTVGFQSLIQISAGLIRMTWGRYTAASIPGCLVWALIYTTIGWAVWQAAIRAATGSPYMLVGAAILVAVFVLWRRNRRRSCVTCNAD, encoded by the coding sequence GTGCGCGGATTGACGACCATCTCAGAGTTCATCAGTAATGGCCCGGTAGTGTTTGTCTACCTCTTCCTCTTTTTCGGTGCGCTGTCTCGCTCGCAGGCAACCTACTGGCTGGGCCGATACATGGGTCACTTCGTCATGACCCGTGGGCGCCCAACGGGCGGTTGGCGGCTGAAGCTGTACCGTCGCATCCACTCTGATTCCACCCAGCATGCCGTGGAGATTGTGCGGCTGCGCGGGTGGCCTATGGTGCCGTTGTCTTTCCTCACTGTCGGCTTCCAGAGCCTGATCCAGATCAGCGCGGGCCTGATTCGGATGACGTGGGGTCGCTACACTGCAGCGTCTATTCCAGGTTGCCTAGTCTGGGCGCTGATTTATACCACGATCGGCTGGGCCGTGTGGCAGGCAGCCATTCGCGCTGCTACGGGCTCGCCGTACATGCTCGTAGGCGCCGCTATCCTGGTTGCGGTTTTCGTGCTTTGGCGCCGCAACCGC
- a CDS encoding metal ABC transporter substrate-binding protein, with protein MRHKLLPLIFASALALSACTSTPNNAASSSAPADKLKVTTSFYPLTYLTEKIGGERVSVTDLTPPGADAHGVELSPKEVAALSESDLVLYVAKLSPAIDDAIKASGVSALNIGDHVNLLPFDKLGGDPHGHDGHDHATEPAGHDHDHDGHDHATEPAGHDHDHHGHDHDHHGHDHGTHDPHFWTDPSRMILAADEIAHQLTHLDKAHKDTYEANAQAVKAEIKGLVDELANVNVKQCRTDSFLVSHKAFAYLALESGLHQIGIAGFDPEIEPSPARIREIQELVKEHKIDTVFATSDGEMKTAKAIGQEAGLKVEILDPAATQRDPKMDYVDVMKHNIKLLRSSMGC; from the coding sequence ATGAGACACAAACTGTTGCCATTGATTTTCGCAAGCGCTTTAGCACTATCTGCTTGCACATCCACGCCTAACAATGCAGCTTCCTCTTCCGCTCCGGCAGACAAGCTCAAGGTGACGACGTCGTTTTATCCGCTGACCTACCTCACCGAGAAAATCGGTGGTGAGCGCGTCAGCGTCACTGACCTCACTCCGCCGGGCGCCGATGCCCACGGCGTAGAGCTCTCCCCGAAAGAGGTTGCCGCATTGAGTGAATCCGACCTCGTACTCTATGTTGCCAAGCTCTCGCCCGCTATCGACGACGCAATCAAGGCATCCGGTGTTTCCGCCCTCAATATCGGCGATCACGTCAACCTTCTCCCCTTCGATAAGCTCGGCGGAGATCCGCACGGCCACGACGGCCACGACCACGCCACAGAACCTGCAGGCCACGATCATGACCACGACGGCCATGACCACGCCACAGAGCCCGCAGGCCACGACCACGATCACCACGGCCACGACCACGATCACCACGGCCACGACCACGGCACTCATGACCCACACTTCTGGACCGATCCCTCGCGCATGATTCTTGCCGCCGACGAGATCGCTCACCAGCTCACCCACCTCGATAAAGCCCACAAGGATACCTACGAAGCCAACGCGCAGGCTGTGAAAGCTGAGATTAAGGGTCTCGTCGATGAGCTGGCCAATGTGAACGTCAAGCAGTGCCGCACCGATTCATTCCTCGTCTCGCATAAGGCATTCGCTTACCTTGCTCTCGAATCTGGTCTCCATCAGATCGGCATCGCCGGTTTCGACCCCGAGATCGAGCCCTCCCCGGCACGTATCCGCGAGATTCAAGAACTCGTCAAAGAGCACAAGATCGATACGGTCTTCGCCACCTCCGACGGCGAAATGAAGACGGCCAAGGCAATCGGGCAAGAAGCTGGCCTCAAGGTAGAGATTCTCGATCCGGCGGCCACGCAGCGCGATCCTAAGATGGACTATGTTGACGTAATGAAGCACAACATTAAGCTGCTTCGTTCCTCCATGGGCTGTTAA
- a CDS encoding Fur family transcriptional regulator gives MRMTRQRSAITDLLAQTEEFLPAQKIHELLLERGEKVGLATVYRYLQTLAEQGNVDVLRQEGTDVQLFRHCEDKGHHHHLLCRNCGHTVELFTPELEELTKTVAKEHGFIDVSHDIEIYGLCAKCAKVA, from the coding sequence ATGAGAATGACAAGACAACGCAGCGCTATCACCGATCTATTGGCACAAACTGAAGAGTTTCTGCCCGCACAAAAGATCCATGAGCTTCTTCTTGAGCGTGGTGAAAAGGTCGGGCTAGCTACCGTCTACCGCTATCTCCAGACCCTTGCCGAACAGGGCAACGTAGATGTCCTGCGCCAAGAAGGCACCGATGTCCAGCTCTTCCGCCACTGCGAAGATAAGGGCCACCACCATCATCTCCTGTGCCGCAACTGCGGCCACACAGTGGAGCTTTTCACCCCTGAGCTAGAAGAACTGACAAAGACTGTCGCTAAAGAACACGGATTTATTGACGTGTCCCATGACATCGAAATCTATGGTCTATGCGCTAAGTGTGCGAAAGTGGCGTAG
- a CDS encoding metal ABC transporter permease, whose protein sequence is MLSSPFMQRAIIVAVLVGLAAPVVGTYLVQRRLTLLGDGIGHVALTGVAFGWFAANAADVADKDAWAVPGAILASVAGALLIEWMRNRGNASGDVALAMLFYGGIAGGVLLIGIAGGTTSNLNAYLFGSISTVTQTDTYLTIGLTIFILAVGIGLRSALFALCYDEEFARASGLPTILLSILVSVTAALTVAVAMRIVGALLVSALMIIPVAIAQILTTSFKATMRAAMAIGVVIALTGLIITYLKPWSPGATIVVLAVAVYALVTALRPLFLRLTRRNVHRHPHPQHEPDVTLPESAKISSECEEVR, encoded by the coding sequence ATGCTCTCGTCGCCGTTTATGCAACGCGCTATCATCGTTGCGGTTCTCGTCGGCTTGGCCGCGCCGGTGGTGGGCACTTACCTCGTCCAACGCCGCCTGACACTCCTCGGCGACGGGATCGGGCATGTGGCCTTGACCGGCGTCGCGTTTGGGTGGTTCGCTGCGAACGCCGCAGATGTCGCCGATAAAGATGCGTGGGCGGTGCCTGGAGCGATCCTGGCCTCCGTTGCCGGTGCGCTACTCATTGAGTGGATGCGCAACCGTGGAAACGCTTCCGGCGACGTCGCCCTTGCCATGCTCTTTTATGGCGGCATCGCCGGCGGAGTGCTCCTCATCGGGATCGCTGGCGGAACGACATCAAATCTGAACGCATACCTTTTTGGCTCAATCTCCACTGTGACGCAGACCGACACCTACCTCACCATCGGATTGACTATCTTTATCCTCGCCGTCGGCATCGGCTTGCGTTCCGCCCTATTTGCGCTGTGCTACGACGAGGAATTCGCCCGAGCCTCCGGCTTGCCCACGATCCTGTTGTCGATCCTCGTCTCAGTCACCGCCGCGCTCACCGTCGCCGTCGCTATGCGTATCGTCGGAGCCCTCCTCGTATCGGCGCTCATGATCATCCCGGTTGCGATCGCCCAGATTCTAACGACGTCGTTCAAGGCGACGATGCGAGCTGCCATGGCGATCGGCGTCGTCATCGCTCTTACTGGCTTGATCATCACCTACCTCAAACCGTGGTCGCCAGGAGCCACGATCGTCGTCTTGGCGGTGGCCGTGTATGCGCTCGTCACCGCCCTTCGTCCCCTCTTCCTGCGCCTTACGCGGCGCAACGTCCACCGCCATCCACACCCCCAGCACGAGCCAGATGTAACTCTGCCCGAAAGCGCAAAGATTTCCTCCGAATGTGAAGAGGTGCGCTAA
- a CDS encoding YibE/F family protein, which produces MASAESPVGHVHSHAAHLDLAPKDRRRVQVILAAIVVPLAIATIVGLVLLWPRGATPVGSLPLNHSGVSMVVGEITSVSAVDDLGQHKVTMKVDGVEVPLHVPFEIIGNGLDVGDTVKAMFNPGSVDAGAPYIFVDFVRGIPLSALLIVYVVVVIAVARWKGFAALLGLGASLAVVGAFMLPALMVGHSPLAVVIVGASAMMFASIYFAHGVSIRTTTAVLGTLGGLVITGVLAVWAVSANNLTGTLSEDAISLAGHLNYLKMSDILLCGIILAGLGALNDVTITQVSTVWELHSANIAASRIRVFQQAMVIGRDHIASTVYTLAFAYVGTSLPLLMSAALVDRGFLDLLAVGQIAEEIVRTLVASIGLVLAIPMTTAIATLLAPVAPARKVIE; this is translated from the coding sequence TTGGCTAGCGCAGAAAGCCCGGTGGGCCACGTGCATTCGCACGCGGCCCACCTTGACCTGGCTCCGAAGGATCGCCGTCGTGTTCAGGTGATTTTGGCGGCGATCGTTGTGCCGCTCGCTATTGCGACGATCGTTGGGCTGGTCTTGCTCTGGCCGCGTGGAGCCACGCCGGTGGGCTCGCTTCCGTTGAACCACTCTGGCGTGTCGATGGTTGTCGGCGAGATAACGTCGGTCAGTGCGGTTGATGATCTTGGCCAGCACAAGGTGACGATGAAGGTTGACGGGGTGGAGGTGCCTCTTCACGTCCCCTTTGAGATCATTGGAAATGGCCTGGACGTGGGCGACACGGTTAAAGCCATGTTTAACCCTGGCTCAGTCGATGCTGGCGCGCCTTATATCTTTGTCGATTTCGTTCGGGGAATTCCGCTTTCAGCGCTGTTGATCGTGTACGTCGTCGTCGTTATCGCAGTGGCGAGGTGGAAGGGCTTCGCGGCGCTGCTCGGCTTAGGCGCCTCCCTCGCAGTCGTCGGTGCGTTTATGCTTCCAGCGCTCATGGTGGGCCACTCGCCTCTTGCGGTGGTGATCGTGGGGGCTTCGGCGATGATGTTCGCTTCGATTTACTTTGCCCACGGCGTGTCCATTCGGACGACGACGGCGGTGTTGGGCACCCTTGGCGGCCTCGTGATCACGGGTGTCTTGGCCGTGTGGGCGGTGAGCGCAAACAACTTGACCGGCACGCTGTCGGAGGACGCAATATCGTTGGCCGGGCACCTGAATTATTTGAAGATGAGCGATATTCTGCTGTGCGGAATTATTCTTGCCGGTCTGGGCGCGCTCAACGACGTGACGATCACGCAGGTTTCCACGGTATGGGAGCTGCATTCGGCCAATATTGCGGCGAGCCGCATACGAGTATTCCAACAGGCGATGGTCATCGGCCGGGATCACATCGCCTCCACGGTGTACACGCTTGCGTTCGCATACGTAGGCACGTCGCTTCCGCTGCTGATGAGCGCCGCTCTTGTCGACCGAGGCTTCCTCGATTTGCTCGCCGTTGGGCAGATCGCGGAAGAGATTGTGCGCACCTTGGTTGCCTCGATCGGCCTGGTGCTTGCCATCCCGATGACGACAGCGATCGCGACCCTCCTCGCGCCCGTCGCACCTGCTCGAAAGGTGATCGAATGA
- the dusB gene encoding tRNA dihydrouridine synthase DusB: MSFPPAPARTTGPQRGTPTVMLGGLGLGTALMLAPMAGVTNPPFRQLCREFGELALADMVKAGELGSAQDAHVHPSGRFAPAGLYVCEMITSRALVERSPESMRMIEPDLGDPVRSIQIYGVAPKAVGEAIRLVVGNGYADHIDLNFGCPVPKVTRKGGGSALPWKHDLFGGIVDTAVKAADEASGGTVPVTAKIRIGIDDDHETFRDAARICEQAGVAGLTLHARTTAQHYSGTARWEYISELVTESSLPVFGNGDVFEAEDALAMLESTGASGVVVGRGCQGRPWLFYDLVAALRGCELRMRPNLAQVCDIIMRHAELAVVHFSDERRAMREMRKHVGWYMRGFAVGGQLRRDLGLIDTVADLREKLNQLDLTQDYPAAASGPRGRAGGEKQPHLPEFWLDSHELSEEQRARIHEAELGISGG, from the coding sequence ATGAGCTTCCCTCCGGCTCCCGCGCGGACAACTGGACCGCAGCGGGGAACGCCGACCGTCATGCTCGGCGGGCTCGGACTCGGCACGGCGCTCATGCTTGCCCCGATGGCTGGCGTGACCAATCCGCCTTTTCGGCAACTGTGCCGCGAGTTCGGCGAGCTGGCGTTGGCGGATATGGTCAAGGCGGGTGAGCTGGGCAGCGCGCAAGACGCACATGTGCATCCGAGCGGACGATTTGCCCCGGCAGGCCTGTACGTGTGCGAGATGATTACGTCGCGGGCGCTCGTAGAGCGCTCCCCGGAGAGTATGCGCATGATCGAGCCGGATCTGGGCGATCCCGTGCGTTCCATCCAGATCTACGGCGTGGCGCCTAAAGCCGTGGGGGAGGCCATCCGGCTTGTTGTGGGAAACGGCTACGCGGACCACATCGATCTCAACTTCGGCTGTCCGGTCCCTAAAGTTACACGCAAGGGTGGCGGCTCTGCTCTGCCCTGGAAGCACGATCTCTTCGGCGGCATCGTCGACACCGCAGTGAAAGCGGCCGATGAGGCTTCGGGCGGTACGGTTCCGGTAACGGCCAAGATCCGTATCGGCATCGACGACGATCACGAGACGTTCCGCGACGCCGCCCGCATCTGTGAGCAGGCGGGGGTTGCCGGCCTTACTCTCCATGCACGAACCACTGCGCAGCATTACTCGGGCACAGCGCGCTGGGAGTACATCAGCGAACTTGTCACAGAATCGAGCCTGCCGGTTTTCGGCAACGGGGACGTATTTGAAGCCGAGGACGCGTTGGCGATGCTGGAGAGCACGGGTGCCAGCGGCGTCGTCGTGGGGCGCGGCTGCCAGGGGCGGCCGTGGCTCTTTTACGATCTTGTCGCAGCCCTGCGGGGCTGCGAGCTGAGAATGCGGCCGAACCTGGCGCAGGTGTGTGACATCATTATGCGACACGCCGAATTGGCAGTCGTGCATTTTTCTGATGAACGGCGTGCGATGCGTGAGATGCGTAAGCATGTGGGATGGTACATGCGCGGGTTTGCTGTCGGCGGTCAGCTGCGCCGCGATCTTGGCCTCATCGATACGGTCGCTGACCTGCGCGAAAAGCTCAACCAGCTGGATCTCACACAAGACTATCCAGCGGCGGCCAGCGGTCCGCGTGGCCGCGCCGGTGGTGAAAAACAACCCCACTTGCCAGAATTCTGGTTAGACTCCCATGAACTTTCAGAGGAACAGCGCGCCCGGATTCACGAGGCAGAGCTCGGTATCTCGGGTGGATGA
- a CDS encoding glycine--tRNA ligase, with amino-acid sequence MAKPAPSRLDQVISLAKRRGFVYLSGEIYGGTRSAWDYGPLGVELKENIKRQWWKRNVQGRGDVVGLDSSIILPRQVWHASGHVDTFSDPLVECLECHKRLREDELIEQYAVKNGLPESEVTMADVACPNCGNRGNWTEPRAFSGMLKTFLGPVDDEAGLHYLRPETAQGIFVNFANVMTSARMKPPFGIAQTGKSFRNEITPGNFIFRTREFEQMEIEFFVKPGEDEEWHQKWIDDRVAFYTDLGISSENLRLYEHPQEKLSHYSKRTVDIEYRFGFQNNEFGELEGIANRTDFDLGAHSAESGKKLEYFDQQTGERYIPYVIEPSAGLTRSLMAFLVEAYAEDEAPNTKGGVDKRVLLKLDPRLAPVKAAVLPLSRKEELTGPAKELAAELRKFWNVDYDDAGAVGRRYRRQDEIGTPYCITLDFDSLEDKAATVRDRDTMEQVRMPLAEIKSFLAEKLVGC; translated from the coding sequence GTGGCCAAACCGGCACCTTCGCGTCTCGACCAAGTTATTTCTCTAGCTAAGCGCCGTGGCTTTGTCTACCTTTCCGGTGAGATTTACGGTGGTACGCGTTCCGCGTGGGATTACGGGCCGCTCGGCGTCGAGCTCAAGGAAAACATCAAACGCCAGTGGTGGAAGCGCAACGTGCAGGGGCGCGGGGACGTTGTCGGCCTCGATTCATCCATTATCTTGCCTCGCCAGGTGTGGCACGCTTCCGGCCACGTGGACACCTTCTCTGATCCGCTGGTCGAGTGCCTTGAGTGTCACAAGCGTCTGCGCGAAGACGAGCTTATTGAGCAGTATGCGGTGAAAAACGGACTGCCAGAGTCCGAAGTGACGATGGCCGATGTGGCGTGCCCGAACTGCGGCAACCGGGGTAACTGGACCGAGCCGCGCGCGTTTTCCGGCATGCTGAAGACCTTCCTTGGCCCTGTCGACGACGAAGCCGGGCTGCACTATCTTCGTCCGGAGACCGCTCAGGGCATTTTTGTCAATTTCGCCAACGTCATGACCTCGGCTCGTATGAAGCCTCCGTTTGGCATCGCGCAGACGGGCAAGTCTTTCCGCAACGAGATCACGCCGGGCAACTTTATCTTCCGCACTCGCGAGTTTGAGCAGATGGAGATCGAGTTCTTCGTCAAGCCGGGTGAGGATGAGGAGTGGCACCAAAAGTGGATTGATGACCGCGTCGCTTTTTACACGGATCTCGGTATTAGCTCCGAGAACTTGCGTCTTTACGAGCACCCGCAGGAGAAGCTGTCGCACTACTCCAAGCGCACGGTTGACATCGAGTACCGCTTCGGTTTCCAAAATAACGAGTTTGGCGAGCTCGAAGGCATCGCTAACCGCACGGATTTTGACCTCGGAGCGCATTCTGCGGAGTCTGGCAAGAAGCTCGAATACTTCGATCAGCAGACAGGCGAGCGGTACATCCCCTACGTCATCGAACCTTCGGCCGGTCTGACCCGCTCGCTAATGGCCTTCCTCGTGGAAGCCTACGCGGAGGATGAGGCGCCCAATACGAAGGGCGGCGTCGATAAGCGCGTTCTTCTCAAGCTGGATCCGCGTTTGGCTCCGGTAAAGGCCGCGGTTTTGCCGCTGTCACGCAAGGAGGAGCTGACCGGTCCTGCCAAGGAGCTGGCCGCCGAATTGCGCAAGTTCTGGAATGTCGATTACGACGACGCCGGGGCCGTAGGCCGCCGCTATCGGCGCCAGGATGAGATTGGCACGCCCTACTGCATTACGCTCGATTTCGACTCTCTAGAGGACAAGGCTGCCACGGTACGCGATCGCGACACGATGGAGCAGGTACGAATGCCACTCGCCGAGATCAAGTCTTTCTTGGCTGAGAAGCTGGTTGGTTGTTAA
- a CDS encoding deoxyguanosinetriphosphate triphosphohydrolase, giving the protein MNYSANDTERWVRESQKSSSRTDFERDRARVLHSSALRRLGAKTQVLGPESNDFIRTRLTHSLEVAQVGRSLAKNLGADQDLVEAACLCHDIGHPPFGHNGERALDDVCSGIGGFEGNAQTLRVITRLEPKRFHDDGRPAGLNLTRATIDATIKYPWSRFAGPAGKESPKFGFYADDEPVFSWVRAAGKEGKCAEAQMMDLSDDIGYSVHDIEDAIVRGKLDPSVFQTERGRQVDGVVASTLQWYGTAFAQDELVAASERLFRERAWPTQYGGSLRDLAQLKDLTSDLIGRFVSAVSAASLETSGGEPIHSQVAGLTVPRDTLAEIAFLKGLAVHFVMAPREVEPVYFEQRTLLMDLVDAISEDPRERLERQFLAQWDEANGEDEQLRVVVDQIASLTDQSARMWHARYCGMLRH; this is encoded by the coding sequence GTGAATTATTCCGCCAATGATACCGAACGGTGGGTGCGCGAATCGCAAAAGAGCTCCTCACGCACCGACTTTGAGCGCGATCGCGCCCGCGTCCTCCATTCGTCTGCCCTGCGTCGCCTCGGCGCGAAGACGCAGGTGCTCGGACCGGAGTCCAATGACTTCATCCGCACCCGGTTGACACACTCCCTCGAGGTGGCACAAGTGGGGCGTTCACTGGCCAAAAATCTGGGCGCCGACCAGGACCTGGTGGAGGCTGCTTGCCTATGCCACGACATTGGCCATCCACCTTTCGGACACAACGGGGAGCGTGCCCTCGATGACGTCTGCTCAGGTATCGGCGGCTTCGAGGGAAACGCGCAGACTCTGCGTGTCATCACACGCCTCGAACCCAAGCGCTTTCACGACGACGGCCGCCCGGCCGGCCTCAACCTCACGCGCGCCACGATCGACGCGACGATCAAGTATCCCTGGTCACGCTTCGCAGGGCCGGCAGGAAAGGAAAGCCCTAAATTCGGTTTCTATGCGGACGACGAGCCGGTGTTTTCCTGGGTTCGCGCCGCTGGTAAGGAGGGCAAGTGCGCGGAAGCCCAGATGATGGACTTATCCGACGATATCGGCTACTCCGTCCACGACATCGAAGATGCGATCGTGCGCGGCAAACTCGACCCGAGTGTGTTCCAGACCGAGCGGGGAAGGCAGGTGGACGGCGTCGTCGCCTCAACGCTGCAGTGGTACGGGACTGCGTTCGCGCAAGACGAGCTGGTGGCGGCCTCTGAGCGGCTGTTTAGGGAGCGCGCGTGGCCCACTCAGTACGGTGGCAGCCTGCGCGACCTCGCCCAGCTGAAGGATCTCACCTCGGACCTGATCGGGCGTTTCGTGTCGGCTGTCAGTGCAGCCAGCTTGGAAACCAGCGGCGGCGAACCGATCCATAGCCAGGTCGCAGGTTTGACTGTGCCACGCGATACGCTCGCTGAGATAGCGTTCCTCAAGGGTTTAGCCGTCCATTTTGTGATGGCGCCGCGCGAGGTGGAACCGGTCTACTTCGAGCAGCGCACCCTCTTGATGGATTTGGTGGATGCGATCAGCGAAGATCCCCGAGAGCGCCTGGAGCGACAGTTCCTCGCGCAGTGGGATGAGGCCAATGGGGAAGACGAGCAGTTGCGGGTCGTCGTCGACCAGATCGCCTCGCTGACCGACCAATCCGCGCGTATGTGGCACGCCCGATACTGCGGAATGTTGCGACATTAG